A genomic window from Daphnia carinata strain CSIRO-1 chromosome 9, CSIRO_AGI_Dcar_HiC_V3, whole genome shotgun sequence includes:
- the LOC130688504 gene encoding WD repeat-containing protein 20-like, which yields MAGQTDLNSGSASGNSSRDDVRTHFTTREGVYKLMTLAEYSRANRLSGYSAIQSQQGAALGQGSNPPVRVTFVSLPSDPAGFCDRICFNYGRELYFYTYKGAKKPADLSKPVDKRIYKGTSPTCHDINKLTISSESVMLLVGFTGGQIQLVDPIRKEIGKLYNEERIIEKTKVTCIKWLPGSPNLFLVSHASGQMYLYSEDVTCGGPAPPTYQLFKQGAGFSVWTCKAKSTRNPIYRWVIGNGAINDFSFSPCSKYLAVVSQDGCLRVLNYDAMELIGLATSFFGGLLCVCWSPDGQLVVAGGEDDLVTVWSFQQKRIVARGQGHRSWITVVAFDPFTTLYSSQHSSSKSSKEGTDTVSSNGIGGCEDDLETKNATPDIATCYRLGSIAMDTQICLWELTDDVLKQPYGSRSRASMVSGPGSPPSSLKFTGQTPISGDRNSSNILTVAPINATIATSVVSNNTATTPINTAGSLTQRLASLTFSERKAGQDPDLKSHRKNFSLGSGKNSSDKSTANSSASKSSAPVQSQSLVTGCADPLRLIGTQACPRLDEIPMLEPLVCKKVAHERLTALIFREDCLITACQDGIVCTWARPIGPSHHTSSTTNEGTMV from the exons ATGGCTGGCCAAACGGATCTGAACAGTGGCAGTGCAAGTGGCAACAGCAGCCGAGATGATGTGCGAACTCATTTCACAACCAGGGAGGGAGTATACAAGTTGATGACATTGGCCGAATACTCCCGGGCTAATCGGTTGTCTGGGTATAGTGCAATACAAAGCCAACAAGGAGCAGCCCTCGGTCAAGGTTCCAACCCTCCAGTTAGGGTTACCTTTGTGTCTTTGCCATCTGATCCAGCAGGGTTTTGTGATCGCATTTGTTTCAACTATGGTCGGGAACTCTACTTTTATACATACAAAGGAGCCAAGAAACCCGCAGACTTATCGAAACCTGTAGATAAACGAATCTACAAAGGAACAAGTCCCACTTGCCATGATATCAATAAATTAACCATAAGTAGTGAAAGTGTTATGCTACTAGTTGGTTTCACTGGTGGACAAATCCAATTAGTGGACCCGATTAGGAAGGAAATAGGAAAGCTTTACAATGAAGAG AGGATAATTGAAAAAACTAAAGTAACATGCATCAAGTGGCTGCCTGGTTCGCCCAACTTGTTTCTAGTTTCTCATGCGTCAGGGCAAATGTATCTATACAGCGAAGACGTTACGTGTGGAGGACCCGCCCCACCAACGTACCAACTGTTCAAGCAAGGAGCCGGTTTCTCAGTATGGACGTGTAAAGCAAAAAGCACCCGAAATCCCATTTACAG GTGGGTAATTGGAAACGGTGCCATCAACGACTTTTCCTTCTCACCTTGCTCGAAGTATCTTGCTGTCGTGTCGCAGGACGGCTGTCTGCGTGTTCTCAATTACGATGCCATGGAACTAATTGGTCTGGCCACATCATTCTTCGGCGGTCTGTTGTGTGTCTGTTGGTCACCTGACGGGCAGCTGGTAGTAGCAGGTGGCGAAGACGATTTGGTGACGGTTTGGTCATTTCAACAAAAGAGAATCGTAGCTAGGGGACAGGGTCATCGATCTTGGATTACGGTGGTGGCGTTCGACCCCTTCACCACTTTATATTCATCTCAACATTCGTCTTCCAAGTCTTCGAAGGAAGGAACAGATACTGTCTCTTCAAATGGAATAGGCGGATGTGAGGACGACCTAGAGACGAAAAACGCAACCCCTGACATTGCTACCTGTTACCGTCTAGGATCTATAGCCATGGACACGCAAATTTGTCTGTGGGAGTTGACGGACGACGTCCTGAAACAGCCTTATGGTTCCCGGAGTCGAGCTTCAATGGTCTCTGGACCAGGATCGCCTCCTTCTAGTCTGAAGTTCACTGGCCAAACGCCCATTTCAGGCGATAGAAACAGCAGTAATATTTTGACGGTAGCGCCCATTAACGCCACCATTGCCACCTCGGTCGTATCTAATAATACTGCCACGACACCGATCAACACCGCAGGATCTCTTACTCAGCGGTTGGCGAGTTTGACTTTTTCGGAGAGGAAAGCTGGGCAAGACCCGGACTTGAAATCTCACCGTAAAAATTTTAGCCTTGGAAGTGGCAAGAATTCATCAGATAAATCGACGGCCAACTCTTCGGCTTCCAAATCGTCCGCGCCGGTTCAGTCCCAATCTCTAGTGACGGGATGCGCCGATCCGCTCCGTCTTATCGGGACGCAAGCCTGCCCCCGGCTGGACGAAATTCCCATGCTGGAGCCGCTCGTCTGCAAGAAGGTAGCCCACGAACGGCTGACGGCGCTCATCTTCCGCGAGGACTGCCTCATTACCGCCTGTCAAGATGGCATCGTCTGTACCTGGGCACGGCCGATTGGCCCATCTCACCACACTTCCAGCACCACCAATGAAGGCACCATGGTCTGA
- the LOC130688860 gene encoding U3 small nucleolar RNA-associated protein 25 homolog: protein MGRGRRGSKRGNFKNHGSRNSSSRGRGNFKNKRKFNRDEDKKKDAESDNKRQKIQPEKESEPLIEESSSSSESEEEVKPYTQLLSMFKSGNRAQQVLTSDEEESEDVGSENESEEADSRNEGDSVSELGDEEMEEEGDEEVDLEDEDDEEEERDLLGVEETDEVQEDNEELDDEEHEDESEEEPSDDEEEIASSTDPYHLHYEREMSESLLEILTSPKPYETQELNWKALGRMVIHLPIKVDKKMEKPKLVLLGETTEKYVIPGTLPILKTGVPLVDYGVKSQLCANLDKRPLSDSSIQTAEELLSPLQHELFSLAHDYRDIYYPEMNHLNNDEIRTVYCLHSLNHVLKSRDKVLFHNAKLKKDKENGQSTDDVEFRDQGLVRPRVLIIAPLRNSAVKIVEKLASLLLPVKGQIINKDRFYKEFGEEKDEEDKKENKKSYKPEDYEAVFTGNTDDSFRIGISVAKRTLKLYAGFYKADILIASPLGARTLLADDFDFLCSIEVLVIDQTDILYMQNWDHVLHIFQHLHLQPREQHDTDLGRVRLWALNGYSPHYRQNLIFSSVALPEAAALFSRRGTNFSGKVRVENVVLPSATTVCRVLVQLPQAFHRIPTPSATQSADDRFHFFTKKILPQYRDLLMSNTLIYIPSYYDYVRLRNHLHKEEYNFGQACEYTPDGKLAQVRNRFFLGKKRLLLYTERLHFYRRLTMKGIHHIVFYQLPTFPNFYPELCNLLQDAFQNPKYRGDGSQTCTVLYSSYDAQRLAAIVGSQRAAEMLTSDRPVHLFVSGGS, encoded by the exons ATGGGTCGTGGGCGACGAGGATCTAAGCgtggaaatttcaaaaaccatGGCTCTCGTAATTCATCTTCACGTGGCCGAggtaatttcaaaaacaagagaaaattcaACAGagatgaagacaaaaaaaaggatgctGAATCAGATAATAAAAGGCAGAAGATTCAGcccgaaaaagaaagtgaaccGCTTATAGAGGAATCCTCGTCAAGTAGCGAGTCAGAGGAAGAAGTTAAACCTTATACCCAATTACTGTCTATGTTTAAATCTGGTAACAGGGCACAGCAAGTTTTGACATCAGATGAAGAGGAATCAGAAGATGTTGGGTCTGAAAATGAGTCTGAAGAAGCTGATAGCAGAAATGAAGGAGATAGTGTTTCTGAATTGGGTgatgaagaaatggaagaagaaggggaTGAAGAAGTTGATTTAGaggatgaagatgatgaagaggaagaaagagaTCTACTCGGAGTTGAGGAAACTGATGAAGTTCAAGAAGATAATGAAGAACTAGACGATGAAGAACATGAAGATGAATCAGAGGAAGAACCTTCTGATGATGAAGAGGAAATAGCTTCATCAACTGACCCATACCACCTTCACTATGAAAGAGAAATGAGTGAATCTCTTTTAGAAATTTTGACATCACCTAAGCCTTATGAGACTCAGGAACTAAACTGGAAAGCACTTGGAAGAATGGTGATCCATCTACCAATAAAAGTCGacaagaaaatggagaaaccTAAACTTGTACTATTGGgtgaaacaacagaaaaatatgttaTTCCTGGTACACTGCCAATACTGAAGACTGGAGTTCCCCTAGTAGATTATGGAGTTAAATCACAATTATGTGCCAACCTTGACAAGCGGCCACTCTCTGATAGTAGCATTCAGACGGCCGAAGAACTGCTTTCTCCTCTGCAGCACGAGCTATTCAGTCTCGCGCACGATTACCGTGATATATATTATCCTGAAATGAACCATTTGAACAACGATGAGATTCGAACTGTTTATTGCCTTCATTCCCTGAACCACGTTCTCAAGTCGAGAGATAAAGTTCTATTTCACAATGCGAAATTGAAGAAGGACAAGGAAAATGGACAATCGACTGACGATGTCGAATTTCGAGACCAGGGTCTAGTGCGCCCTCGAGTTCTAATTATCGCTCCGTTGAGGAATTCTGCCGTTAA GATTGTGGAAAAATTGGCCTCACTGCTACTTCCCGTGAAAGGGCAAATCATCAATAAGGACCGCTTTTATAAAGAGTTCGGTGAGGAGAAGGATGAagaggacaaaaaagaaaataaaaagagttaCAAGCCAGAAGATTACGAAGCCGTTTTTACAGGAAACACTGATGATTCGTTTCGAATAGGAATTTCGGTTGCTAAACGTACTCTCAAA CTCTATGCTGGATTCTACAAGGCCGATATTCTTATTGCATCTCCGCTGGGAGCAAGAACGCTACTCGCTGATGATTTTGACTTTCTTTGTAGCATAGAAGTACTTGTGATAGACCAAACAGATATTCTCTACATGCAG AATTGGGATCATGTCCTTCATATTTTTCAACATTTGCACCTTCAACCACGAGAGCAACATGACACAGACTTGG GTCGTGTTCGTCTTTGGGCGTTAAACGGTTACTCCCCTCATTATAGAcagaatttaatttttagcAGCGTAGCACTTCCGGAAGCTGCCGCGCTTTTTTCTCGCCGTGGAACAAATTTTTCCGGCAAGGTGCGTGTAGAAAATGTGGTTTTACCCTCAGCAACAACCGTTTGCCGTGTTCTTGTTCAACTACCTCAAGcatttcatcgaattccaacgCCATCAGCAACTCAATCAGCTGACGatcgtttccattttttcacaaaaaagaTTCTTCCGCAGTATCGCGATCTTCTAATGAGCAATACGCTCATTTACATTCCTTCGTATTATGATTACGTAAGACTTAGGAATCATCTTCACAAAGAAGAATACAACTTTGGCCAA GCTTGTGAATATACACCAGACGGGAAATTGGCCCAAGTTCGTAATCGCTTCTTTCTTGGGAAGAAGCGTTTGCTGCTGTATACAGAGCGCCTTCATTTTTACAGGCGACTGACAATGAAGGGAATTCATCACATTGTTTTCTATCAGCTACCAACTTTTCCTAATTTTTATCCGGAGCTTTGCAACCTTCTCCAG GACGCATTTCAAAATCCAAAATACCGAGGGGATGGTAGTCAAACTTGCACAGTCCTATATTCATCTTATGACGCCCAAAGACTTGCAGCAATTGTAGGAAGTCAACGAGCTGCTGAGATGTTGACGTCAGATCGACCAGTACACCTTTTTGTTAGTGGAGGAAGTTGA